ttcctccaagaagccttctgTCCTGGAGCCAGACCCAATAGGATAGCaaccctccctccccagccctggccccaccctgcccccattAGCCTGGCAACAGTGCTCCCTGCTGCTCCTGAGTGACTGGCACTGAGGAGCTCTCCAGGAAATGTTTGAATGAACAACTGGATGGAAGGGTGGatggagggctggctggctggctgggtgTCTGTGGATTCAGAACCTGAAAGGAAATCAGATGTTACCAGGGGCCTTGCAGACATGTAAGTGAGTGAGGTGGCTATGGGGGGTGGGTCTCTAGAACTGGGGAGCATGTGATTTGAGTCAGGGTATGGCCCCACTCAGACCTGGCCAACTGCTGCCTGTAGGAAGATGGGTCCATGAGGCCAGACCTTCTGTGggctgggtttttgtttgtttaaatttaattttaatctttatgGAAGTCATACGAAGTTTAAGAAGTCAAATACTGATAGTTCTACGAATAATCATGGTGGACAGTGGGAAGCCTTTGCCCTACCCCCACCCATTCTCCAGAATCCTCAGCTCTCTGTACTTTTAGCTGGTGCCTTTGCTTTGTTACCTCTGCCCATCTACAGCACATGGTTAcactataatttctttctttttaaacttttatatgtTAGATACTGACTTCCTATTAAAAGCTTAGCTCTGTTGCATCGACCACCAGCTCTCACACACAGCATTTCTCCTTCCTTCACCTAGTGAAATACATGTTTCTTTGACTTCTGTGCACTTCTTGTAAGCCACAACCACACTTTTCATAGAACATTCACCTAGAAGTCTACGAAACTAGTATGTTGCTTAGTTTTAAAAACTTGAGTGAAGTACATGTTTCATTGACTTTTGTGTACTTCTTTTAAACATTCAGTGTTGTTATTTGAAGgaccatataatatatatataatttgcagctcatatttcttttatttttctttgtttctctggagTTAATAgttgttccttctttttctcaaCCATATGTTTTCTGAGTTCCTATTTCTAATTCATCCCCCAGTTTTCTGACAGGAGGGTAAACCTCCTTTTACCCTCAGGCTGAGTCCTTAATTGAAACATGTCTTCTCGGAGCCTCTGCCTTCCTGTCCTCGCAGTCTGGGAGCACCTGGCCTGCAGCCCAGCTGTCATCTGGGGCCTCCTGTCTCCTTGGGGGATTCTTTGGGGGAATTCTCTGCCTTTCTGCTATGCTGGCTGACATGTCCCCATCTTTTTTGCTCTAATTTGTCTTTTTGAGGGAGCACATTCTTCTGTAGCCTTCTGAGAATGGATGCATAATAGGCACAGTTTTAGAGGCCTGCCATAGTGGAAAGTGACTTCATTCTATCCctgtctttatattttttatagtttGAAAATTCTAGGTTGGAACCAATTTTCCCTTAGAATTTTGAGAGCAGCTGCACTGCCTTTTAGGTTCCAGCATTTCTTTTGAGAGGCCCAGTGCTGTCCTTACCCAGGATCCCCGGCCTGGGCATCTCTGCAAGCTTGTAGGATTTGTTCCTGGTGTCCTGACCTTTCACAATGATGGCCCTTGGTTGGGGGGTGGTCTGTTTTCATCCCTGTGGTCGGTACTCGCTGGGTGCTTCCAGTCTAGAAACTCATACCCACAGTTCTTGGTCTTTGGTGCTTGGGGCCCATCCTTAGCTGCATCCTGTGCTGTAGGACAGAGTCCATCTGCCTTTGCACACCCTGTGACCAGTGTTCACTTTGCTCGAGAATAGTGACAGTCCTCAAGAAAGATATTGCTCATGGGAGACACTCACTCACCCAGTGATAGTTCCTGCAGAAAAAACAGGGCTTCAGGACCTCTTTGAGAACAAATGGGCTGTACCTCAGTGGCCTGGTACCGCTTCTGCCACACAGACCCAGGGCCTGCTGTGCTTGGACATCGAATGGGCCCAGAGTGAAGCAAATCCAGGATAGCTGAAACACTCAATGAGAAAGCAGAGAGGCTCCAACAGAGGCGGTCAGCATCACTTGCCTCTGAACCCCAGTGGATGCCCACCAGCCATTCACTAAAGGACaagggacaaaaaaagagagaaacagaagctCTCTGCTCCCTGCCCCAGGCTTTCTCAACCATGATTGTTTCCCTCCTAAGGGAAATAGGAAGAATGCCTTGAGGTGGCTGGGGAATGAAAACTGAGGACTCCTGGAATCCCTGGACCCTGGATTCCCCCCCATTAGGGCTGACTGTTCCCGTAGGAGCTTGTTATAAATGTACATTCCAGACCCCACCCCCAGGAAACCTGAGTCGGTAGGTCTGGGGGAGCCCAGAATCTGATTTTCAGTAAGCTTCTAAAAGAGTCATGTTGGCAGAGTCCCATTATCTGATGTATGggcaaactgaggcccagagtttAGCCTGGGTCTAAGTTTGGATATGGGTGGGTAGGGGTGGAGCCTAGGATGTGGATGGGTACTGGGACTCCTCTTCCAGTGCTCCCATTCTACTCCACGTGTGCTGCCTCTGAGCTTGAGGCCTCTCATGGAAGAGAAACACCCTCAGCAGGTAGAGCTAAGACCTCAGACCCTCCTTCCCCAGAGCGTGGATAAAAGTGGCAGAGGCAAATCAAGGTACAGAAGGGTTTCTAGAAGAGGTGCCTATATATCACATCAGCTGCTGGGAGAGGCAGCCCATCCCTGGAGGATTCAGATGGAGTGCGAGCAGCTACTCAGCTGGGAGGTTTTGGATGTCTTACATGGGGCCAACCAACCCCAGGTCCCTGTGCACTGCAGTTTCAGACCCTGTGACCAAGGCCAGATCTCAGAAACTTTCCCCTGAGCCCTTCTGGAGCAAAGGAGCTGGATGTCATGCCAGAAGAATGCGGCCCCACCTGTTCTCCCCGGCACAGCCAGTGGGCAAGGGTGGGCTGGCCCAGCGGGTCCCACAAGAAGGCTTCTGGCTTGCTGAAGTCAGCCCGTGTAGGAGTGGGATCCCACCCCATCCTCGGGATTTTGAAAGCCCTGCTGCAGGCTGCAGAACCAGGAGAAGGGTGGGCAGGCCTGAAACGGAGCAAGAGCCAGCATGAGTCCGCACCTGCCAGGTCCTGGTGCAGGCAGGCCCTTCTGCGCTGTTCCTGAGAAGCAGTAACATGGGGCTGAGCCCCCAGCAACAAGAGAGCCCTGCAGAGGGAGCGGAGACAGTATCCGGGTTCGGGTGCAATTGAATTAGATATTTCGTCAGCAGAGGTGGCAGGCACGTCGTCAGACACTGAAGGATGTAAAGGTGGCTTGGTCCCAGCTGAGGCCCAAGGCCTGCTGCAGAGAGGCCCTCAGGATGGACAGTTACGGTGGGCAGATGGATGGCCTGTTTTCCTCCTGCGCTTGTTGGGTGCCTGGCCCTGTCCTCAGGGTTTTATCAAATTCACTCCCTTTTGATCAATGTCAAGGATGCTGCCTAAGAGTCAGACTGCCTGCCTTAGGTTCTAACTGTGTTCCCTGCTGTTTGGCCTGAGGCAGGCTGCTTGGCTCTCTGCGCCTCGGGCCCCAGCCCACCCCTTGGGCTTGTGGGGTACACTCAGTGAGTGGGTGCACGAAAGCACTTGGCCTGTTGCCAGCATGTTGGCTTTGCACAACAGGTGTCCAGGGGGTGAGGGAGGTGCCCAGACAACCATGACACCATATAGGGCATCGTCGCTGGGGCCAGACGTGGGAGAATCAGGACTCATGCTCTGAGGCCTGAGGAGAACGACAGAGGGTGTACTGTGGGGGACACAGCAGAGGGGATGAAGGCAGGCCTTTCACAGGAAGAGATAAGAATGGGGATAATTATGactggcatttattgagcacacacCATTTGTCAGACCTGTGCTAAGCAGTTTGTGTCCATTTTCTTGCTTCTGACCATGACCCCTAACTCcaaaaaatgaggctcagagagggttgAGTGATTTCCCAGGCTTGCATAGCAAGTAAGGAGCAATGCCAGGACTGCTCCTGACTTTAAGGATAGAGAAGATCTTATGGCCTCCCACTTAGAAACTACCTTAGCGTTTCTTTCTTCCACCCAGGGCTTGGCTGTCATTCCTTTTGCCCCAAAGCGTTAGCATCCGGGGTCTACTTGAACACCCCTCAGAGTGTTCAAGGGTACAGAGCTCACTGTCTCATCTTGGCTCAACCCTAAGGAAGGCTGTGCTCCCTAACCTCTTGGCCCTTGGCACCCATGGGGTGATTGGTTTCATTCAGATACCtgaattataaatgttttaaaaagcaagacATATGAGGTCAATAAGAAGAGACAAATTTAAATGGTACCAGAGAACACTCTGAGACAGTAGCACAAAGATTGCCTGCAGGCCTGGCCTGGTCCCAAAGCTGCCAACAAGACCTGGAAGGATGTAAGACGTGGTTTCCTAGGGCACTGGCAGGGTTCAGAGTTGTTTCCTCACTGTGTTTCCTCAGTTCTCACAGCACCTCACACTTGGCTTCACTGCCATCCTCAAAAGATCCCTTGGGTAGACGACAGCCCAGAGGATGGTATGAGCACCAGGTCACTCTAGTCACCCTGTGCTTGCCCTCTGTGGGCCTTGGCCCACCACGTCCCTCTAGCATACCCTCCCCTGGCCCGCCACCCATTGCCAGCCTGCTCAAACACCATGTTCTCACAAAGCCTGCCTGGGTTTATCTGCCCAGCCAAGCAGCTTATTCCCTAGCTTGCTGCTCTCCTGCAGTTCTGTCTTTGCACTGATTCAGGTGGAATTGGCTGCCCTGCACACTGTGAGCTCTGTGTCCACAGGGTGGACCTGAGTGCTAGTTCCCTGGTTCTGTTGCCTGGGACGTCACTCAAGTGAGGACACATAGGGACAAGCCCAGAGGCTCAGTCTATGGGGAGTGTGTGACACGTTTCTTGGTGGCTGGGCTACTGCAGGAGAAAAATAGTACTAGTTGTTAGGGTGGTGGGACTCTGGTTTAATCaactttccccatttttaaaactgaTGTTATTGTTCTGTATTTCTGTGCAGTTAATTTTAAAGTGCAGACGCAGACAAAAGAGCCCTTCCTCCACCAGCCATCTCATTTGCCCCTCATGCCATTGTCTCTACTTTTTCCCTGGGTAGTTCTTCGCACACTTATGGGACACAAAGCCAATATCTGCAGCCTGGATTTCCACCCGTATGGCGAGTTTGTAGCCTCCGGTTCCCAGGACACAAACATCAAGGTGAGACGCCGTTCTACCCTGTAGCTCCTGCCTGGCCCTCCGAACCTTGTCATGCCAGGGGTTGGCCAAGGCCTGTCCTGCCTGAGTGCATAGGTTTTTTACCTCTGTTGGAGTGTCTTCCCTCTCTGGGACCATGTCTGTACCCTCCCAGGGAATGGGGCCATGGAGGTGTTTGCCAGACATTTCTACTCAGAATGCCCTACTTTCATGAACAGTGTCCAGTGTCTGtcattttggggtgtaatgactaGAGGTGCCCTGAGCCCCTCTCTGCTCCCAGCCGAAGACTACACTCACTCCAGGTCAGCCTGCAGGACTGAGCTTGGCTTAGCCTCCTCAGCTCAAGCCCACCTTTGTCACGGCCTCCCCTGACACTGCCTTCTGCTTCTCTCCTGCACAGCTCTGGGACATCAGAAGGAAAGGCTGTGTCTTCCGATACAGAGTAAGGAGGCACCCTCTGTCTGTCACTCCACAGGTTCCAGGCAGGCACTAAACATGGGGATGGGATGGGAGTAGGACATGAAAAACAAGAGCCCAGACCAGAAACACGACTCTGAAGTGAAGCTGGTGTACATGAGTGGTCCACCTTGACCCCCAGCTCCCCACAAATCCCTCCAGAGCTGTGTTTACCAAGCAGTGCTCTACACAGTGTGATTTTGCAGGCACGTAACAGCTGTCATTAGGTGAAGGGGTTCCTCTCCATGTGAATTTGGAAGCACTGAGATTAGCAGAGTAATGTTAGCGGGAGTTTTCAGATTAAAGAGTGCATTTAACTCTCCAAGAGGAAGTCATACTTATATGACCACACCATCTTGATTTCCTGGTACAGCCTGCAAAACTGGGAGCCCGTGGAAAAGTGTCCCTCTGTGATATtccacccacatacacacacatgtagcCATCTGAACCCTACTTGCACGCTCCCCTAGAAGGCACTACatggagggcagggctgggagggggcGGACAGAGAGAGAAGTCTGGTGGGCCCTGATCCCTAGGTGAGCTTGGGGCCCTATACTCTCTCTCCAGGGGCACAGCCAGGCTGTGCGTTGTCTCCGGTTCAGCCCCGATGGGAAGTGGTTGGCATCAGCTGCGGACGACCACACCGTGAAGGTAGCTCCAGGCCCAACCTGGGTCAGCGTCTGGGGACTGGGATCTGTCGATCACACCCAGGCTGAGTCCTCACTGCCTTCCTGATTGGGCTCTTGTGTCCCAAGCCTGGCCAAAGTGGACAGGGGTCTGCAGAGAAGGAACTCAGGTGGAGTAGAGGGAAAGTAGGTGGACTCGGTATCCCCTGGCCCTGACCTCCAGCCCACCCTTCCCCCAGCTCTGGGATCTGACTGCTGGCAAGATGATGTCTGAGTTCCCTGGCCACACGGGGCCTGTCAATGTGGTGGAATTTCACCCCAATGAGTACCTCCTGGCATCTGGCAGCTCTGACAggtgaggaggaggagcaggCCACTTTGCCATAACTGCCAACCCTCAGCAGCCCTAtgaatgtctgtctgtgtccccAGTCTCTCTGTCTGCATTGTCCTATACCTGATGAGCCTATTTATCCTGAACTGGCCTCCAGCCAAGCCAGGCCTCAGCCCTGGGCCCACCTCTCCCCTGGCTCTGGTCCCCCAGTATCCTGGGCCTCTGCCTTCATTGACCCCCCCCAATGTAGGGAGGCCTGTGGCAGTTGGCTCAGCCTGGGACCATGTCCATACCCGCCTGCAGAGCTGAAGCATGACCTGGGTAAACGGTGCTGCCCTTTTATCTCCAGAGCACTCCCAAGCCCTGCTCATTCTTGGTGGGCAGAGAGGACTATGGGCAGGAGGTGGGCACAGCCCGTTTGGCTGTCAGTGGCAGGGACAGTGGGTCAGCTTCGCCCAGACCATGCTCCCAGCCCTTATAGTGCCCCTAGTGGCCCTGGTCCTGGTGGGGAAGGGAGCTGGGCTTCCACAGTCAGGGAACTACATGAAGGCTGAAGCAGGGTCTGCCATTACAGGACGATCCGCTTCTGGGATCTGGAGAAATTCCAGGTGGTGAGCTGCATTGAAGGAGAGCCAGGGCCTGTCAGGTACACAGGCAGCTACAGGGCCTGCAGGGCAGTAGGTGGACTTCCTATCCCTGTCCTGGGCTCCCCTAAGTTCCCTGGGTTTCTTGGGGTAGAAGCCAGGCTGGGTGGCCCGGACCCATAGCTACCTGTCACCTGGCCCAGGAGTGTCCTCTTCAACCCCGACGGCTGCTGCCTGTACAGTGGCTGCCAGGACTCGCTGCGCGTCTATGGCTGGGAACCCGAGCGCTGCTTTGATGTTGTCCTGGTCAGCTGGGGCAAGGTGGCCGACCTGGCTATCTGCAACGACCAGCTGGTGAGAGCTGCCACGCCGACTGCACACCCTTCCACCTTGCCATCCCACTCCCACCCATCCCCTAGCTGCAGCCCCCAGCTCTAGCCCCAGCTCTGCTGCTTCTTGCAGATCGGGGTGGCCTTCTCCCAGAGCAATGTCTCCTCCTATGTGGTGGACCTGACGCGGGTCACTAGGACAGGCACAATGGCCCAGGACCCCGTGCAGGACAGTCTGCCCCTGGAGCAGCAGCCGCCCACCCCCAGTGCTCCCCTCCGGCGCATCTATGAGCGGCCCAGCACAACCTGCAGCAAGCCTCAGAGGTAGGAGTACTTGGGGCCCTTCGAGAGCATGGGGTGCTGAGGAGGTGGGCCATGCAGGGAGACTCAGGCAGGTCCCATCCTTGGCCTCACAGAGGGCCCTGGCTTCCCTTTGTCTTGGCCCTAATCCTAGGGTGAAGCAGAACTCGGAAAGTGAGCGCCGCAGCCCCAGCAGCGAGGATGACCGGGACGAGCGGGAGTCTCGGGCAGAGATCCAAAACGCTGAGGACTACAACGAGATCTTCCAGCCCAAGAACAGCATCAGTGAGGCCCGGATTGTTCTACCTCTCCATGTCCTCTGAGCCCCAGGGTTCCCTGTCTATAAAGTAGAGCTGGGTGACCCTTCCAAGGATGGCGTTGTTAACCTAATCCTAACCCAGAGCTGGGCCCAAGGCTCTCGGTCCTCATGTCCTCTAGGGCTTAGCTGGGCCAGGCCCCCAAGGAACTGTGGGAGGAACCTGGGTATTCCCCAGCAGAGGGCCTGTGCCGTACGCCCTGCCCTGAGCAAAGGAAGAGCCCACAGGAGCATGGGGCTGGGAAGGGGTAGGCTGAGGGTCGTTGGAGCCAGGAACAGGGTCAGTGTCTGCAGCCATATACCTGGGAACTCCCTTCCATCCCCTGCCCCCTGGCAAGCCATGAGTAGAAGCAGCCAGCAGAGCCTGGGCTGGCCAAGGTGGGTCGTCAGCCTCATTTGCCTCTGCAGGTCGGACGCCACCTCGGAGAAGCGAGCCCTTCCCTGCACCCCCAGAGGATGGTGAGTCAGAGCAGAGCCTGGCCTCCTGGGGTCCCCACATCCCCAGTCCTTGTTCCTTGTGAGCAAAGCTCAAGCCCATTCACCGAGTCCCCTTCCCCAAGCCCCCTTCCCCAGGTCCCCTTCCCCAGGCCCCCTTCCCCAGGCCTCCCTGCCTGTATCACGATCTCTAGCCTCACCCCACCAGATCTTCTCCCTATTTGCCCATAAGACCTGCTGTGTGCTGGGCCCTGTGCTGGCCCCAGTGACTGAGTGTGAGCAGCCTCCCCCAGGGAGGTGAGCAAAGGGGGACAACCAACCACACAGGTGGGTTACCAGTTGAAACTCCTGCTATGGAGAAAAGATCAATGTGATAAGAGAAGCCAGGAAGGCCCCTATGATGGGGGGTCAGAGCCTCCTAGGAGGTGAGGCCCAAGGgctgggaagggagagagaaggaggagccCCAGGTGGGAAGGGAGCAGAGAGGAAGGGCAGACCCCTTCAGGTGGTCAGGTCCTACACTACAGGCCCTCCTTGGGGGTCTGGGTTTTGCCCACtggtatacataaagaaaaaggaaacattatcTTCTTTTTGATAGGAGAAGGGGTAAagtgggcagggggaggggttCTCATCCTACACAGCAGCCCAGCTTTTTCCTCAAGGGGTTGTTTTGCATTTTACCACTGGAGTTCAGGTTTCTTCAAgcctccccctcttcctcctttcttctcaccccccccccccccccagccctggCGGGGACACGCACAGGGTTAACAGCCCCTGGTGCTCCCTGGGTCTCAACTACAAACAGCACCAAACTCCCATCTCTGGTTGAGCAGgagaagagaatgagagaggTCCAGCCCTGCTCTCAGAGCCTCTCCAGGGCCTGTGCCCTGTTGGCCCCCAGCTTTCTCCTGGGCTGCTTCACTAGCTCCTGCTCCATACCTCCAATTACAGATGCTGCCCAGAGTCCCAACCTGAGCCCTCTGCCCACCAGTCCTTGCTCCTGCTCTGACCCAGCAATGTTTCCCTTTCAGAAATGGCCACATCAAAGGAGGCAGCCAAGCCCAGCCCAGCCATGGACGTTCAGTGCCCAATGCCAAACGTATGTTGGGTGGGGGAACTATGGTGCGGGGGCTGGAGGGAGCTTATTCTGGAATGGGGGTTGGGAGCCTTCCCATGGCCGGAGGCTATGGGGAACCTCTGGGTCCTATCTGCTGAGCTCCAGCCCCCCACAGATCGAGGTCCCGCCCTGGCCCCCAGTTGTCACTTCTCCACCTGCACCCAAGGCGGAGCCTGCCATCATCCCTGCCACCCGGAACGAGCCCATTGGGCTGCAGGCCTCTGACTTCCTGCCTGTAAGTAGGGGTCCAGCCTGAGGATGCCCACAGATGGGGTGAGCACCTGTGGGGTGTGGGCAGGGCTTTGCTGCCTGTCCTATGCCAGCATCTGGATGCCCATCtgtgcaggctgtgaagctccCACAGCAGGCAGAGCTGGTGGACGAGGATGCCATGTCCCAGATCCGCAAAGGCCACGACACCATGTGCGTGGTGCTCACAAGTCGCCACAAGAACCTGGACACAGTTCGGGCCGTGTGGACTACAGGCGACATCAAGGCAAATGCCCACCCCACCCTGGAGCTTGGCCTCACTCGCTCCCCACCCTTCCACCTGCCTGGCCCCAGCTTCCCCAGCCTAGGCCTACTAAGGGGGTGTGAGTGGGGCTTCAGGCAGCCTCCATCATCATACCCTGATTGACTTTGTCTTCCACTGTTATCTCAAGCCACCCTTTATCTACCACCTGTCTCTGGGTCTGACCTTGTGCTCATCATTTTAGAGACAGTCTTATTACACCCCACAGCAAACCCCATTGTGACACCACACCCACACGGGGGGCCACACAGTGCCCCAGACCCCTCTTAGCAGGTGCTGTTTCCCACAGACCTCAGTGGACTCTGCAGTGGCCATCAATGACCTGTCAGTAGTGGTGGACCTCTTGAACATTGTCAACCAGAAAGCGTAAGTGGCTGCGGGTGGAGTGGGTGGAGCGGGCCAAGCCGGGTAATGACAGtccgcccccccaccccggccctcTCCCCAGCTCCCTGTGGAAGCTGGACCTGTGCACTACAGTTCTGCCACAGATCGAGAAACTTCTGCAGAGCAAATATGAGAGGTACATGTGGGAAAGCCAGGCCAGCCCCAGCAGGGTTCAGGGGAGAGCAGGAAGCCGCCTCAGGGACCCCCAGAAGGACCCCCAAGGGCCCAAGTACCCATACCAGGCATACTGTAAGACCTGCAAGCTTTCAAG
The genomic region above belongs to Tamandua tetradactyla isolate mTamTet1 chromosome 16, mTamTet1.pri, whole genome shotgun sequence and contains:
- the KATNB1 gene encoding katanin p80 WD40 repeat-containing subunit B1; this translates as MATPVVTKTAWKLQEIVAHASNVSSLVLGKASGRLLATGGDDCRVNLWSINKPNCIMSLTGHTSPVESVRLNTPEELIVAGSQSGSIRVWDLEAAKILRTLMGHKANICSLDFHPYGEFVASGSQDTNIKLWDIRRKGCVFRYRGHSQAVRCLRFSPDGKWLASAADDHTVKLWDLTAGKMMSEFPGHTGPVNVVEFHPNEYLLASGSSDRTIRFWDLEKFQVVSCIEGEPGPVRSVLFNPDGCCLYSGCQDSLRVYGWEPERCFDVVLVSWGKVADLAICNDQLIGVAFSQSNVSSYVVDLTRVTRTGTMAQDPVQDSLPLEQQPPTPSAPLRRIYERPSTTCSKPQRVKQNSESERRSPSSEDDRDERESRAEIQNAEDYNEIFQPKNSISRTPPRRSEPFPAPPEDEMATSKEAAKPSPAMDVQCPMPNIEVPPWPPVVTSPPAPKAEPAIIPATRNEPIGLQASDFLPAVKLPQQAELVDEDAMSQIRKGHDTMCVVLTSRHKNLDTVRAVWTTGDIKTSVDSAVAINDLSVVVDLLNIVNQKASLWKLDLCTTVLPQIEKLLQSKYESYVQTGCTSLKLILQRFLPLITDILAAPPSVGVDISREERLHKCRLCYKQLKSISGLVRSKSGLSGRHGSTFRELHLLMASLD